A part of Tardiphaga sp. vice304 genomic DNA contains:
- a CDS encoding pilus assembly protein, with protein sequence MSNRSTSRLARNFLQRFLPAEGGNVAVMFAIVLAPLLGFVGAAVDYTRASSARSSMQVALDSAALMVSKDLAVTPSMTAADITAKASVYFNALYTNPNAPAITVSAVYTPNTGKGATVQVSGAGSVPTEFMNVVGFPRLAINSSSTTTWGNARMRVAMALDNTGSMNQDGKLPALKTAAKSLVDQLSALSKTNGDVYISVVPFAKDVNMGASNYNASWIDWTDWEAEAPDLNTSAKKPSNWSQIGPGSSCPWSMNYDGFTCMASGTSTSVVSSIPSSGLICPGADRSSYQYAYHYLINGCYTSVASSTTVTVSSGYYASCNGFSSACTCSGNNNSKVCKQPTYTHVWTPNNRNTWSGCIADRTQDYDTKNSAPVTGTTASLFPAEQYYENQDSYCAPGNSPLLQTVTPLSYDWSTLKSGIDAMQGTGGTNQPIGMALAWQSLGQTAPFNAPAEEVNYTYVKAIILLSDGLNTENRWPEYGNGSSQTGTMIDDRQKTLCDNIKAAGVTIYTIQVNTGSPADPTSSVLQYCASNSGNFYLVTAASQTVTAFNSIYNSLSQLRVAK encoded by the coding sequence GCTCGCCCCCCTGCTCGGCTTTGTCGGCGCCGCCGTGGATTATACCCGCGCCTCCTCGGCCCGGTCCTCCATGCAGGTGGCGCTGGATTCGGCAGCGCTGATGGTCTCCAAGGACCTCGCGGTGACGCCCAGCATGACGGCCGCGGACATCACGGCCAAGGCCAGCGTCTATTTCAACGCGCTGTACACCAACCCGAACGCACCGGCGATCACGGTTTCCGCCGTCTACACCCCCAACACCGGCAAAGGGGCGACCGTTCAGGTCTCGGGCGCCGGATCGGTACCAACCGAATTCATGAACGTGGTCGGCTTCCCGCGTCTCGCCATCAATTCGTCATCGACCACCACCTGGGGAAATGCCCGCATGCGGGTCGCGATGGCGCTGGACAATACCGGCTCGATGAACCAGGACGGCAAGCTGCCCGCGCTCAAGACGGCGGCGAAAAGCCTGGTCGACCAGCTCAGCGCGCTCTCCAAGACCAATGGCGACGTCTACATCTCCGTCGTCCCCTTCGCCAAGGACGTCAATATGGGCGCCAGCAACTATAACGCCAGCTGGATCGACTGGACTGACTGGGAGGCCGAAGCGCCGGACCTCAACACCTCGGCCAAGAAGCCGAGCAACTGGTCGCAGATCGGGCCAGGTTCGTCGTGCCCCTGGTCGATGAACTACGACGGCTTCACCTGCATGGCCAGCGGCACCAGCACCAGCGTCGTCAGCAGCATCCCGTCGAGCGGATTGATTTGCCCTGGCGCCGACAGGTCGAGCTACCAATACGCCTATCATTACCTGATCAACGGTTGCTACACGAGCGTCGCCTCCAGTACGACCGTCACCGTCAGTTCGGGATATTATGCGAGCTGCAACGGCTTCTCGAGCGCCTGCACATGCAGCGGCAACAACAATAGCAAGGTCTGCAAGCAGCCGACCTACACCCACGTCTGGACGCCGAACAACCGGAATACATGGAGCGGCTGCATCGCAGACCGTACCCAGGATTACGACACCAAGAACAGCGCGCCGGTTACGGGCACGACGGCATCACTATTCCCCGCCGAGCAGTATTACGAGAACCAGGATTCCTATTGTGCGCCCGGCAACTCGCCGCTCCTGCAGACGGTGACGCCGCTGAGCTATGACTGGAGCACGCTGAAATCCGGCATTGATGCCATGCAGGGCACCGGCGGCACCAACCAGCCAATCGGCATGGCGCTGGCGTGGCAGTCTCTGGGCCAGACGGCACCGTTCAATGCCCCCGCCGAGGAGGTAAACTATACCTATGTGAAGGCGATCATCCTGCTGTCGGACGGTCTCAACACGGAAAACCGCTGGCCGGAATATGGCAATGGCAGCTCGCAGACCGGCACCATGATCGACGACCGCCAGAAGACCTTGTGCGACAACATCAAGGCGGCGGGCGTTACGATCTACACGATTCAGGTCAATACGGGATCGCCGGCCGACCCGACGTCCAGTGTGCTGCAATACTGCGCCAGCAATAGCGGCAATTTCTATCTGGTCACCGCGGCGTCACAGACCGTGACGGCGTTCAACTCGATCTACAACTCGCTGTCGCAACTGCGCGTCGCGAAGTAG
- a CDS encoding phasin family protein — protein sequence MINVEEMQKYGKEQFDSVVASAATMQTSAQAIASAVSDYTKKSYEDGNAFVTRLSGVRSLDKAIEAQTEYAKSSYEAFVAESHKISELYADLAKQASKPFEGFIAKMTPAR from the coding sequence ATGATCAACGTCGAAGAAATGCAGAAATACGGCAAGGAACAGTTCGACAGCGTCGTCGCCTCGGCCGCCACCATGCAGACCAGCGCGCAGGCGATCGCCTCCGCCGTCAGCGATTACACCAAGAAATCCTATGAAGACGGCAATGCCTTCGTCACCAGGCTGTCGGGCGTCAGGTCGCTCGACAAGGCGATCGAGGCGCAGACCGAATACGCCAAGTCGTCCTACGAGGCGTTTGTCGCGGAATCGCACAAGATCAGCGAACTTTATGCCGACCTCGCCAAGCAGGCCAGCAAGCCGTTCGAAGGTTTCATCGCCAAGATGACGCCCGCCCGCTGA
- a CDS encoding D-alanyl-D-alanine carboxypeptidase, translated as MLRTTLASSRTLRICALGLATLIATIALTTDPADARRRHRSGHRVATGGGYSPAFASIMVDGNTGAVLSANNPDALRHPASLTKIMTLYLLFEKLESGKMTLDTEMDVSKYASEQAPTKLGLRPGQTLRVEDAIKGLVTRSANDASVVIAEAIAGDEDDFAKLMTRKARALGMSRTVYRNANGLPNDEQVTTARDQSTLGRAIQDRFPRYYRYFATSAFAWRGSVIRNHNRLIGSVEGVDGIKTGYTRASGFNLVSSMRRGNRHLVGVVLGGRSGGSRDNIMRNLLAENFEKGGTRRTVAAITERNPNEAASEVAEAQADARPTQMKQVNGAVQVASAAPETIETPVRAAPPVVVKPSVMAAATAALPAPRKPEPAMLSSGVIEGAPLALIPGSSDPMKPVRVKTVQVKSGQFKTASAAPEAPPVTNTVTRNEAGRSAETSNSLYQRSEMPRQPANFGTGQGILGVLPANHAQNQAMAYAEPAPAPRNAPVTQALQQNGAIKPVIATHSGWIIQVGALDSEGEAKLRLDAAREQARGLLGKADPFTETVVSKGDKKLYRARFAGLDKDQAEAVCKTLKRSEISCITIKN; from the coding sequence ATGCTTCGCACAACTTTGGCTTCATCGCGCACGCTGCGGATTTGCGCGCTCGGACTGGCCACGCTCATTGCGACCATCGCCCTCACCACCGATCCCGCCGATGCCAGGCGTCGCCATCGCTCCGGCCACCGTGTCGCCACCGGCGGCGGCTATAGCCCGGCGTTCGCCTCGATCATGGTCGATGGCAACACGGGCGCGGTCCTGTCCGCCAACAATCCTGACGCCTTGCGACACCCGGCCTCGCTGACCAAGATCATGACGCTTTATCTGCTGTTCGAGAAACTTGAATCCGGCAAGATGACGCTCGATACCGAAATGGATGTTTCGAAATACGCGTCCGAGCAGGCGCCGACCAAGCTCGGCCTGCGCCCCGGCCAGACGCTGCGCGTCGAAGACGCCATCAAGGGCCTGGTGACGCGTTCGGCCAATGATGCTTCCGTGGTGATCGCCGAAGCCATCGCCGGCGACGAGGACGATTTTGCCAAGCTGATGACGCGCAAGGCGCGCGCGTTGGGCATGAGCCGCACCGTCTACCGCAATGCCAACGGCTTGCCGAACGACGAGCAGGTTACCACGGCCCGCGACCAGTCGACGCTCGGCCGCGCGATCCAGGACCGCTTCCCGCGCTATTATCGCTACTTTGCGACCAGCGCCTTCGCTTGGCGCGGCAGCGTGATCCGCAACCATAACCGCCTGATCGGCAGCGTCGAAGGCGTCGACGGCATCAAGACCGGCTACACCCGCGCCTCTGGTTTCAACCTGGTGTCCTCGATGCGCCGCGGCAACCGCCATCTGGTCGGCGTCGTGCTCGGAGGCCGCTCCGGTGGTTCGCGCGACAACATCATGCGCAACCTGCTGGCCGAAAATTTCGAAAAGGGCGGCACGCGCCGCACCGTTGCCGCTATCACCGAACGCAATCCGAACGAGGCCGCGAGCGAGGTCGCCGAAGCGCAGGCCGATGCGCGCCCGACGCAGATGAAGCAGGTCAACGGCGCCGTGCAGGTCGCCTCCGCCGCGCCCGAGACGATCGAGACGCCGGTCCGCGCAGCTCCCCCCGTGGTCGTGAAGCCATCGGTGATGGCGGCGGCAACCGCAGCCTTGCCGGCGCCGCGCAAGCCGGAGCCGGCCATGCTCAGCAGCGGCGTCATCGAAGGCGCACCGCTGGCGCTGATCCCGGGCTCGTCCGATCCGATGAAGCCGGTGCGGGTCAAGACCGTGCAGGTCAAGTCCGGCCAGTTCAAGACGGCCTCGGCCGCCCCGGAAGCCCCGCCCGTCACCAATACCGTGACACGCAACGAAGCCGGCCGCAGCGCGGAAACCTCGAACTCGCTGTACCAGCGCTCGGAGATGCCGCGCCAGCCCGCCAATTTCGGCACCGGCCAGGGCATTCTCGGCGTGCTGCCCGCCAACCATGCACAGAACCAGGCGATGGCCTATGCCGAGCCGGCCCCCGCGCCGCGCAACGCCCCGGTGACCCAGGCGCTGCAGCAGAACGGCGCCATCAAGCCGGTGATCGCTACGCATAGCGGCTGGATCATCCAGGTCGGCGCGCTCGACAGCGAAGGCGAGGCCAAGTTGCGCCTCGACGCCGCCCGTGAACAGGCCCGCGGCCTGCTCGGCAAGGCCGATCCGTTCACCGAGACGGTGGTGTCGAAGGGCGACAAGAAGCTGTACCGCGCCCGCTTCGCCGGCCTCGACAAGGATCAGGCGGAAGCGGTCTGCAAGACCCTGAAGCGCTCCGAGATCTCCTGCATCACCATCAAGAACTGA
- a CDS encoding DnaJ domain-containing protein — translation MPTLIAGALAVFVIYMLLQMFRAANPAILARGVKIGGGVVALAVAAFTGIKGELAVAIPLGIFGAGLLGWSPFGTAGFSNIGGMFGGRGAKSAGQTSQVRSPYLEMTLDHDSGALTGVILAGPHAGQSLEAFDLPQLASLMAGSDAESVALLESYLDRRFPAWRQDAQPDGAGRHDRAASSGKMTDEEAYQILGLQPGAGREEISHAHRSLMKKLHPDQGGSTYLAARVNEAKDTLLRTHRN, via the coding sequence ATGCCTACTCTGATCGCCGGCGCGCTCGCCGTATTCGTCATTTACATGCTGCTGCAGATGTTTCGCGCGGCGAACCCGGCGATTCTGGCGCGCGGCGTCAAGATCGGCGGCGGCGTGGTGGCGCTGGCGGTGGCGGCTTTTACCGGCATCAAGGGGGAACTCGCGGTGGCGATCCCGCTCGGCATTTTTGGCGCCGGGCTGCTCGGCTGGTCGCCGTTCGGCACCGCCGGTTTCAGCAATATCGGCGGGATGTTCGGTGGGCGAGGGGCCAAGTCGGCCGGGCAGACCTCGCAGGTCCGCTCGCCTTATCTCGAGATGACGCTCGACCATGACAGCGGCGCACTGACCGGCGTCATTCTCGCAGGGCCCCACGCCGGCCAGTCGCTGGAGGCGTTCGACCTGCCGCAGCTGGCCTCATTGATGGCCGGCTCCGATGCCGAGAGCGTGGCGTTACTTGAATCGTATCTGGACCGCAGGTTTCCCGCCTGGCGTCAGGACGCGCAGCCTGACGGGGCAGGGCGGCACGACCGCGCGGCGTCGAGCGGCAAAATGACGGACGAGGAGGCCTATCAGATCCTTGGCCTGCAGCCGGGGGCGGGGCGCGAGGAAATCAGCCACGCGCATCGGTCGCTCATGAAGAAACTGCATCCCGACCAGGGGGGCTCGACGTACCTCGCGGCTCGGGTAAACGAGGCCAAGGACACTCTGCTTCGCACGCATCGCAACTAA
- a CDS encoding VWA domain-containing protein — MSRDPTIPKSATDALTARPSAAADIAAFVAKAKAMAPQAGGRGRLVFALDATMSRQPTWDMACALQADMFREAASVGSLDIRLVYFRGMAECRATGWISDSAELARLMGRISCQGGQTQIGKVLSETRREAVASGVRALVFVGDAMEESVDELCARAGELGLLKVPVFMFQEGHDPAAEQAFREIARLTGGAWCRFDPGAAAQLRELLRAVAAYAAGGRAALMRLSQTAPGAAKLLGQMK, encoded by the coding sequence ATGTCCCGCGACCCAACCATCCCCAAATCCGCCACTGACGCCCTGACGGCCCGGCCGTCGGCCGCTGCCGACATCGCCGCGTTCGTCGCCAAGGCCAAAGCGATGGCGCCGCAGGCCGGCGGGCGCGGGCGGCTGGTGTTTGCGCTGGATGCTACGATGAGCCGGCAGCCGACCTGGGACATGGCCTGCGCGCTGCAGGCCGACATGTTCCGCGAGGCCGCCTCGGTGGGCAGCCTCGACATCCGGCTGGTCTATTTCCGCGGCATGGCGGAGTGCCGCGCCACGGGCTGGATTTCGGACTCTGCCGAGCTGGCGCGGCTGATGGGCCGGATCAGTTGCCAGGGCGGCCAGACCCAGATCGGCAAGGTGTTGTCCGAGACCCGGCGCGAGGCGGTGGCCTCGGGCGTCCGCGCGCTGGTGTTCGTCGGCGACGCGATGGAGGAATCGGTCGATGAGCTCTGCGCCCGCGCCGGCGAGCTCGGCCTGCTCAAGGTGCCGGTCTTCATGTTCCAGGAGGGCCATGACCCCGCGGCCGAGCAGGCGTTTCGCGAGATCGCGCGATTGACGGGCGGGGCGTGGTGCCGGTTCGATCCGGGCGCTGCCGCGCAGTTGCGCGAGCTGTTGCGGGCGGTGGCGGCCTACGCCGCCGGCGGCCGGGCGGCCCTGATGCGGCTGTCGCAGACCGCGCCGGGTGCGGCAAAGCTGCTCGGACAGATGAAGTAG